One segment of Pontibacter akesuensis DNA contains the following:
- a CDS encoding ABC-F family ATP-binding cassette domain-containing protein, which translates to MNYLSAENISKSFSDRWLFKNLNFGISQGQRVALVGVNGSGKTTLLNVLAGKLPPDSGSVSLRKEISIGYLGQNPEFQEELTVKDNIFAMQNETLDLIQDYEAAMENPNTSGEKMQHLMERMDELQAWDFEVKVKQVLSKLGINNLDVPVNQLSGGQRKRVAMARVLIEEPDMLILDEPTNHLDLETIEWLEGLLSTQNTTLLMVTHDRYFLDKVANEMAELDNGELYTYKGNYSYFLEKKAERELNAAAETEKARNLMRKELEWIRRMPKARGTKAKYRVDAFEELKEKASKKTAAPQLELSVKTTRQGGKIIEVEHISKSFGQKKIVDDFSYVFKKKDRIGVVGPNGAGKSTFLNMLTGKLKPDSGYIDPGQTTVFGYYTQDELEFKDDQRVIDIVKEIAEVVEMANGEVITASQFLQHFQFPPAQQYTFVSKLSGGEKRRLQLLRVLIKNPNFLILDEPTNDLDIITLNILEDFLLNFGGCLLIVSHDRYFMDRLVEHLFVFEGEGHIRNFAGNYSDYREWQKEQEKVQQEVKAAAPAPAARKEEQPNAKRKLSYNEKREYEVLEQEIRKLEGRKSEIVETMSSNTLTDHEELTKLARELESINEQLEEKEFRWLELAELM; encoded by the coding sequence ATGAATTACCTCTCGGCAGAAAATATTTCCAAAAGCTTCAGCGATCGCTGGCTTTTTAAAAACCTTAATTTTGGCATCAGCCAGGGGCAGCGTGTGGCCCTGGTGGGCGTAAACGGCTCCGGCAAAACTACTTTACTCAATGTGCTGGCGGGCAAGTTACCGCCGGACAGCGGCAGCGTAAGCCTGCGCAAGGAGATCAGCATTGGCTACCTTGGCCAGAACCCCGAGTTCCAGGAAGAACTGACGGTGAAAGACAACATTTTCGCTATGCAGAACGAAACGCTGGACCTGATACAGGATTACGAGGCTGCCATGGAGAACCCCAATACCAGCGGCGAGAAAATGCAGCACCTGATGGAGCGCATGGACGAGTTGCAAGCCTGGGATTTTGAAGTGAAGGTAAAGCAGGTATTGTCGAAACTAGGCATCAACAACCTGGATGTACCGGTGAACCAGCTTTCGGGAGGCCAGCGCAAACGTGTGGCCATGGCCCGCGTGCTGATTGAGGAGCCGGATATGCTGATACTGGATGAGCCTACCAACCATTTGGACCTGGAAACGATTGAGTGGCTGGAGGGCCTGCTGAGCACTCAGAACACCACCCTGCTGATGGTAACCCACGACCGCTACTTCCTTGATAAAGTGGCGAACGAAATGGCCGAACTTGACAATGGCGAGCTTTATACATACAAAGGCAACTACAGCTATTTCCTGGAAAAGAAGGCCGAGCGCGAGCTGAATGCCGCCGCCGAAACAGAGAAAGCGCGCAACCTGATGCGCAAGGAGCTGGAGTGGATACGCCGCATGCCCAAGGCCCGGGGCACCAAAGCCAAGTATAGAGTGGATGCCTTTGAAGAGTTGAAAGAAAAGGCATCCAAGAAAACCGCCGCGCCGCAACTGGAACTGTCAGTTAAGACGACGCGCCAGGGCGGCAAAATTATCGAGGTGGAGCACATCTCTAAATCTTTTGGCCAGAAAAAAATCGTAGACGACTTCAGCTATGTGTTCAAGAAAAAGGACCGCATTGGCGTAGTAGGCCCTAACGGAGCCGGAAAGTCTACGTTCCTGAACATGCTCACGGGCAAACTGAAGCCAGACTCCGGCTACATAGACCCGGGACAGACAACGGTGTTTGGCTACTACACACAGGATGAACTGGAGTTTAAGGACGACCAGCGCGTGATTGACATTGTGAAGGAGATTGCCGAGGTGGTGGAGATGGCCAATGGCGAGGTGATTACCGCCAGTCAGTTTCTGCAGCACTTTCAGTTTCCGCCGGCACAGCAATATACGTTTGTCAGCAAGCTAAGCGGAGGCGAGAAGCGCCGTCTGCAACTGCTGCGCGTGCTGATCAAGAACCCGAACTTCCTCATTCTCGATGAGCCTACAAACGACCTGGACATCATCACGCTGAATATTCTGGAGGACTTCCTGCTGAACTTCGGTGGCTGCCTGCTCATCGTATCGCACGACCGTTACTTTATGGACCGGCTAGTGGAGCACCTGTTTGTGTTTGAGGGCGAAGGCCATATCCGCAACTTTGCCGGCAACTACAGCGACTACCGGGAGTGGCAGAAGGAGCAGGAAAAAGTGCAGCAGGAAGTAAAAGCCGCTGCGCCGGCACCAGCAGCCAGAAAAGAGGAGCAGCCTAATGCCAAGCGCAAGCTGTCCTACAATGAGAAAAGGGAATACGAAGTGCTGGAGCAGGAAATCCGCAAGCTGGAGGGGCGCAAAAGCGAAATTGTGGAAACTATGAGCAGCAACACGCTCACCGACCATGAGGAACTCACTAAGCTGGCCCGCGAGCTGGAAAGTATAAACGAGCAGTTAGAGGAAAAAGAATTCCGTTGGCTGGAGCTGGCGGAACTGATGTAA
- a CDS encoding SPW repeat protein, whose amino-acid sequence MRFIPTRFHGILDYIVGPLLIISPWIFDFSDVSWATWTMVIAGVIILIQTILTDFEVGLVHKIPMKTHLMMDFGLGVILALSPWMFNFDDRVYMPHLIAGIFAIIASLTTHRTPSRSYTTSHATHRHTDV is encoded by the coding sequence ATGAGATTTATTCCAACCCGATTCCACGGGATACTAGATTATATTGTAGGTCCGTTGCTGATCATTTCACCATGGATCTTTGATTTTTCGGATGTGAGCTGGGCCACCTGGACTATGGTGATAGCCGGTGTCATTATCCTGATACAAACTATACTTACTGACTTTGAGGTTGGCCTTGTGCACAAAATCCCGATGAAGACGCACCTGATGATGGATTTTGGCCTGGGTGTGATCCTGGCCCTGTCGCCCTGGATGTTCAACTTCGATGACCGTGTGTACATGCCGCACCTGATAGCTGGTATCTTTGCCATAATAGCGTCACTTACCACGCACAGAACCCCTAGCAGGTCTTACACGACATCACACGCTACGCACCGCCACACCGATGTGTAA
- a CDS encoding RDD family protein — protein MQAAFTVHAPPTIKRSALYGSLTARLVSFLVDTTLIVFSYTFVLYGISGSQEQLYTWDDLLKGGIDMVELWLVCKSIFINPIFAVLHWAYYTFLESSLKQATIGKFTLGLKVTDLRGRRIGFLQANLRYFAKFLSVLLLGLGFLLILSSRRHQMLHDYIARALVVAD, from the coding sequence ATGCAGGCAGCCTTTACAGTACATGCTCCCCCAACCATTAAGCGGTCTGCGCTTTATGGAAGCCTGACAGCCCGTCTTGTATCCTTTCTGGTAGATACTACCCTGATCGTGTTTTCGTACACCTTCGTACTGTACGGCATCAGTGGCTCTCAGGAGCAGCTCTACACCTGGGACGACCTTCTGAAAGGCGGCATTGACATGGTGGAACTCTGGCTCGTGTGCAAATCTATTTTCATTAACCCCATCTTTGCTGTTTTGCACTGGGCCTACTATACTTTTCTGGAGTCGTCGCTAAAGCAGGCAACAATTGGCAAGTTTACGCTGGGCCTGAAAGTGACCGATTTACGCGGGCGACGCATTGGTTTTCTGCAGGCTAACCTGCGCTATTTCGCCAAATTCCTGTCTGTCTTGCTGCTTGGCTTGGGCTTCCTGCTCATTCTTTCTTCTCGCCGTCACCAAATGCTGCACGACTACATTGCACGGGCCTTGGTCGTGGCTGATTAG
- the murI gene encoding glutamate racemase translates to MEKKDGPIGIFDSGIGGLTVAQAIINVLPHERLIYFGDTAHLPYGDKSTAAIQAYAVKICDLLIRQQCKVILIACNSASAAAYELVKEYVGSKAKVLNVIDPIVRYIGESYPDKHVGLIGTKQTVNSNVYRKKVDELDRNIKLQSLATPLLAAMIEEGFFNDSISESVIHAYLSDPHLHDIEALILGCTHYPLIKKQIEQYYEGQVDVLDASQIVAQHVKAYLEQNNLAADKLSGDHTFYVSDFTRSFEESTRIFFKRQVHLEHYPLWE, encoded by the coding sequence ATGGAAAAGAAGGACGGGCCCATTGGTATATTCGACAGTGGCATCGGTGGGCTAACTGTGGCACAGGCGATTATAAATGTGCTGCCTCATGAGCGGCTGATATACTTCGGCGACACAGCGCATTTGCCTTATGGCGATAAATCTACGGCTGCCATTCAGGCCTATGCCGTGAAGATATGCGACCTGCTGATCCGGCAGCAGTGCAAGGTGATTCTGATTGCGTGTAACTCTGCCTCCGCGGCGGCTTACGAACTGGTGAAGGAGTACGTGGGCAGCAAGGCAAAGGTGCTGAACGTGATTGATCCGATTGTGCGGTATATTGGAGAATCGTACCCAGACAAGCACGTAGGCCTTATCGGAACAAAGCAGACGGTGAACTCAAACGTGTACCGCAAGAAGGTGGACGAACTGGACCGGAACATCAAACTGCAGTCGCTGGCGACGCCGCTGCTGGCCGCCATGATAGAGGAGGGCTTTTTCAATGACTCCATCTCCGAAAGCGTTATACATGCCTACCTCTCGGACCCGCACCTGCACGACATCGAGGCACTTATACTTGGCTGTACGCACTACCCGCTCATCAAAAAGCAGATTGAACAGTACTACGAGGGCCAGGTGGATGTGCTGGATGCAAGCCAGATTGTGGCCCAGCACGTGAAAGCCTACCTCGAGCAAAACAACCTGGCCGCCGATAAGCTCTCCGGCGACCACACATTCTATGTGTCGGACTTCACCCGCTCCTTCGAGGAGAGCACCCGCATCTTCTTCAAGCGCCAGGTACACCTGGAGCACTACCCGCTCTGGGAGTAA
- a CDS encoding glutathionylspermidine synthase family protein, which yields MQDKSKIRLQSHTGDVEKAVRGLGWEWCVEDGCANYVPGEAVVLPEQQADALLEAADTLYEMMVNAIPDSLPDEFLNVLGIPENLWKLVRHSWNDERHWHLYGRFDLVQTPEGPKLLEFNADTATSVPETAVVQWASLAAAGKKEAKQYSGLYEQLVEQFRTWRMLNDELAPALLLTYIGASAEDEANCAVLAQAAAEAGFDPHLCPVEAMSVSTEGAERGVWAQLDNEQWQQFPFLFKLLPWEQIAWEEPELCRSLAELSAARNVVIANPAYSLLFQSKGMLAWLWKAYPYHPLLLETDLVPISGKYIRKPHFGREGQSVEVIDRVRVTKVEGEYDAQQQVYQRWVELPEDDKGYQYQAGVFWAGEGCAIGYRREKGIITNLSQFVPHLVE from the coding sequence ATGCAAGATAAAAGTAAGATCCGCCTGCAGTCGCACACGGGTGATGTGGAAAAAGCTGTGCGCGGCCTTGGCTGGGAGTGGTGCGTGGAGGATGGCTGTGCCAATTATGTGCCGGGTGAGGCCGTGGTGCTGCCCGAGCAACAGGCCGACGCGCTGCTGGAGGCAGCAGACACGCTGTACGAAATGATGGTAAACGCTATCCCCGACAGCCTGCCCGATGAATTTCTGAACGTGCTGGGCATACCCGAGAACCTTTGGAAACTGGTGCGCCACTCCTGGAATGATGAGCGCCACTGGCACCTCTATGGCCGCTTTGACCTGGTGCAGACGCCGGAAGGACCGAAGCTGCTGGAGTTTAACGCCGACACGGCCACCTCTGTACCCGAAACAGCCGTGGTGCAGTGGGCCAGTCTGGCAGCGGCCGGAAAAAAGGAGGCAAAGCAGTACTCAGGTCTGTATGAGCAGCTGGTGGAGCAGTTCAGGACCTGGCGCATGCTGAACGACGAGCTGGCGCCGGCGCTGTTGCTGACTTATATTGGCGCAAGCGCCGAAGACGAGGCCAACTGCGCCGTACTGGCCCAGGCCGCCGCCGAAGCCGGCTTCGACCCGCACCTGTGCCCGGTAGAGGCTATGAGCGTGTCTACGGAAGGAGCGGAGCGAGGCGTGTGGGCGCAGCTGGACAATGAGCAGTGGCAGCAATTTCCGTTTCTGTTTAAGCTGCTGCCCTGGGAGCAGATTGCCTGGGAGGAGCCCGAACTTTGCCGCAGCCTCGCCGAGTTGTCTGCCGCCCGAAACGTAGTAATCGCCAATCCCGCGTATTCCCTGCTGTTCCAAAGCAAGGGTATGCTGGCCTGGCTCTGGAAAGCGTACCCGTACCACCCGCTGCTGCTTGAAACGGACCTGGTGCCCATCAGCGGCAAGTATATCCGCAAGCCACACTTCGGCCGCGAGGGGCAAAGCGTGGAAGTGATAGACCGCGTGCGGGTAACAAAGGTAGAAGGCGAGTACGATGCGCAACAGCAAGTATACCAGCGCTGGGTTGAGCTGCCCGAAGATGACAAGGGCTACCAGTACCAGGCCGGCGTGTTCTGGGCAGGCGAGGGCTGCGCCATCGGGTACCGCCGCGAGAAAGGCATCATCACTAACCTGTCGCAGTTCGTGCCGCATTTGGTGGAGTAG
- the map gene encoding type I methionyl aminopeptidase, which produces MIVASEEDLEGIKKVSEAVAVTLRKMREYTKAGITTKELDAYGNKILEEFGARSAPKTTYDFPGYTCISVNNEAAHGIPSESTVLKEGDLVNIDVSAELNGFYADNGGSFILGEDIHGLNKLVDASVTALHKALKEIKGGKKIAEVGRTIEQEAKKHGFKVIRNLVGHGVGRSLHEDPDEIPNYYDKDNTQRFRKNSVVAVETFISTKGNYTREKGDGWTLLADEGAYVAQHEHTILVTDGEPIILTKENGI; this is translated from the coding sequence ATGATAGTAGCTTCAGAAGAAGACCTGGAAGGAATAAAAAAAGTGAGCGAAGCCGTAGCCGTTACGCTCCGGAAAATGAGGGAATACACCAAAGCAGGTATCACCACCAAAGAGCTTGATGCGTACGGGAATAAAATATTGGAAGAGTTTGGAGCGCGCTCTGCACCAAAAACCACGTATGACTTCCCCGGCTATACTTGCATTAGCGTGAATAATGAAGCTGCCCATGGCATCCCCTCGGAGAGTACTGTTCTAAAAGAAGGGGATCTGGTAAACATTGATGTGTCGGCGGAACTGAACGGCTTTTATGCTGACAATGGCGGCTCGTTTATACTTGGCGAAGACATACATGGGCTGAACAAACTTGTTGATGCCTCTGTAACGGCCCTGCATAAAGCGCTGAAGGAAATAAAAGGCGGAAAGAAAATAGCGGAGGTTGGCCGCACCATCGAGCAGGAAGCCAAAAAACATGGGTTCAAGGTAATCAGGAATCTGGTGGGACACGGTGTTGGTCGCAGTTTACACGAGGACCCGGATGAGATTCCGAATTACTACGACAAAGATAACACGCAGCGCTTCCGGAAAAACAGCGTGGTAGCCGTAGAAACGTTTATCTCCACCAAAGGAAATTATACCCGCGAGAAAGGCGATGGCTGGACACTGCTGGCCGATGAGGGTGCCTATGTGGCGCAGCACGAGCACACCATACTTGTAACAGACGGCGAGCCAATCATCCTGACGAAGGAAAATGGGATTTGA
- a CDS encoding c-type cytochrome — translation MRKAVSTVYFLLIACCTATVAALVLGFYLKLEPANAALEEEELLYCGTTGYMESYLAADIDPVLLLEVEGGKRLFDTNCSPCHDMTSVVVGPPLAGIIERRDSAWVYSFIKNSQKMVEAGDSTAVQLYNEFSKMQMPAFDFTDEQIDSIVSYISLYPNRP, via the coding sequence ATGAGAAAAGCAGTAAGTACAGTTTACTTTTTGCTGATAGCCTGTTGTACAGCTACAGTGGCTGCGCTCGTACTGGGGTTTTACCTTAAACTTGAACCCGCTAATGCTGCTTTGGAAGAGGAAGAACTATTGTACTGCGGCACAACAGGCTATATGGAAAGCTACCTGGCAGCAGACATCGATCCTGTGCTGTTGCTGGAGGTTGAAGGAGGTAAAAGATTGTTCGATACTAACTGTAGCCCTTGCCACGACATGACGTCTGTGGTTGTAGGGCCGCCGCTGGCAGGTATAATTGAAAGGAGAGATAGTGCGTGGGTGTACAGCTTTATCAAGAATTCGCAGAAGATGGTAGAGGCAGGTGATTCTACGGCGGTACAGCTTTACAATGAATTCAGTAAGATGCAAATGCCTGCATTTGATTTTACTGATGAGCAGATAGACTCCATTGTTTCCTATATCAGCCTTTACCCCAATAGACCGTAG
- a CDS encoding complex I subunit 1/NuoH family protein — translation MLAFLLTLGALLGVVIVLAYAERKVAAFMQDRMGPTEAGPQGSLQAVADVLKLLQKEDIVPAAADKPLFKLAPIIIFAAVFAGFAVIPFAPAVVPAGIGIGVFYLLAIISLDVVGLLMAGWGSNNKYAMLGAMRSVAQIVSYEIPAGLAILSAVMICQSLDFQEISYQQGVLMNLLPGLEYDRNWLFGIRGLGIDTTTIGGITTWNIFRAPILLVSFVIYFIASLAESNRAPFDIPEAESELVAGFHVEYSGFRFAALFLAEYSMMVLVCLVAVVLFLGSWNTPLPNIGPVYMANWTTGTPGEVLGVLWGIFWLLSKTFVLLFLQLQIRWTYPRLRVDQLMHLCWKVLTPIALGIVLLAGIWRLLMV, via the coding sequence ATGCTTGCTTTTCTGCTGACATTAGGGGCTTTGCTGGGGGTGGTGATTGTGCTGGCGTATGCCGAGCGCAAGGTAGCCGCCTTTATGCAGGATCGCATGGGGCCGACTGAGGCAGGTCCGCAGGGCTCGCTGCAGGCGGTGGCCGATGTGCTCAAGCTATTGCAGAAAGAAGATATTGTGCCCGCCGCTGCGGATAAACCCCTCTTCAAGCTGGCGCCCATCATCATTTTTGCCGCTGTGTTCGCAGGCTTTGCCGTTATTCCGTTTGCGCCCGCCGTGGTGCCGGCGGGCATCGGCATCGGCGTGTTTTACCTGCTGGCCATTATATCGCTGGATGTGGTGGGGCTGCTGATGGCGGGTTGGGGCTCGAATAACAAGTATGCCATGCTGGGAGCGATGCGCTCCGTGGCCCAGATCGTGTCCTATGAGATTCCGGCCGGGCTGGCCATACTTTCGGCGGTGATGATCTGCCAGTCGCTGGATTTTCAGGAGATAAGCTATCAGCAGGGCGTGCTCATGAACCTGCTTCCAGGCTTGGAATACGACAGAAACTGGTTGTTCGGCATCCGTGGGCTGGGCATCGACACCACCACTATAGGCGGCATCACCACTTGGAACATTTTTCGCGCCCCCATACTTCTGGTGAGCTTTGTGATTTACTTTATCGCCTCGCTGGCCGAGAGCAATCGCGCCCCGTTCGACATTCCGGAAGCGGAATCTGAACTGGTGGCGGGCTTCCATGTGGAGTACTCCGGCTTCCGTTTTGCGGCGCTCTTCCTGGCTGAGTATAGCATGATGGTGCTGGTTTGCCTGGTAGCGGTGGTCCTGTTTTTGGGCTCCTGGAACACGCCATTGCCAAACATTGGGCCGGTTTACATGGCAAACTGGACCACCGGAACACCCGGAGAAGTTTTAGGTGTACTTTGGGGAATTTTCTGGCTGCTAAGCAAAACCTTTGTGCTGCTGTTTCTGCAGTTACAAATACGTTGGACCTATCCGCGCCTGCGCGTAGACCAGCTGATGCACCTGTGCTGGAAAGTGCTGACGCCGATAGCGCTTGGGATTGTGCTGCTGGCAGGCATCTGGCGGTTGTTGATGGTATAA
- a CDS encoding NUDIX hydrolase, with the protein MLKFIEALRKRLQEPLPGEAAHNLMASVTRSNIKFKTKPDSQTKESAVLLLFYQDEDKIKLPLILRPVYVGVHSGQIGLPGGRMEEGDKDFFETALREANEEIGINPADVTVIGHLSDLFVFASNYMVHPVVGYMKHRPTFLTDPREVDQLIEVPLSTLLDKSSRGITNIVVSGNMEVSAPYFDVDGHTVWGATAMMLSELLSVIDDLEFPFEK; encoded by the coding sequence ATGCTCAAATTCATAGAAGCCCTTAGGAAAAGACTGCAGGAGCCCTTACCTGGCGAAGCAGCGCATAACCTGATGGCAAGTGTGACCAGAAGTAATATTAAATTCAAAACGAAACCTGATAGCCAAACAAAGGAGAGTGCAGTATTGCTGTTGTTCTATCAGGATGAGGACAAAATAAAGCTGCCCCTTATTTTGAGACCTGTTTATGTGGGGGTGCACAGTGGCCAGATAGGATTGCCTGGCGGCAGAATGGAAGAAGGAGATAAAGATTTCTTTGAAACAGCCTTAAGAGAAGCGAATGAAGAAATAGGCATCAACCCGGCAGACGTTACAGTTATTGGCCACCTAAGCGATCTCTTTGTGTTTGCCAGCAACTATATGGTGCATCCGGTGGTTGGCTATATGAAGCACAGGCCTACGTTTCTGACTGACCCAAGGGAAGTAGACCAACTGATAGAAGTACCGCTCTCAACGCTGCTTGATAAAAGCAGCAGGGGCATCACCAACATCGTCGTATCAGGTAATATGGAGGTTTCTGCGCCTTATTTTGATGTAGATGGTCACACGGTCTGGGGAGCCACCGCTATGATGTTGAGTGAGCTACTAAGCGTAATTGATGACCTGGAGTTTCCATTTGAAAAATAA
- a CDS encoding 4Fe-4S dicluster domain-containing protein, whose translation MKEAIRTNAGFWGVVKSLLSGLSLTWRHFLSARNRRTPEYVSDANYFKQADGQATLKYPHEALPIPDNGRYRLHNEIDDCIVCDLCAKICPVNCITIESVKATEEIGMTSDGTKKRLYAPTFDIDLAQCCYCGLCTTVCPTDCLTMTPVYDFSEVNIKNMVYHFTDLTPEQAEEKKQLYAKQQEEMAAAKAAALAARKQA comes from the coding sequence ATGAAAGAAGCCATTCGAACTAATGCCGGATTTTGGGGCGTGGTAAAGTCGCTGCTGAGTGGCCTTAGCCTGACCTGGCGGCACTTTTTGAGTGCCAGGAATCGCCGCACGCCCGAATACGTGTCGGATGCAAACTATTTTAAGCAGGCCGATGGGCAGGCTACGCTGAAATACCCACACGAAGCCCTGCCTATACCCGACAACGGCCGTTACCGCCTGCACAACGAGATCGACGATTGCATTGTCTGCGACCTTTGCGCCAAGATCTGCCCGGTTAACTGCATCACCATCGAGTCGGTGAAGGCCACGGAAGAGATTGGCATGACATCAGACGGCACCAAAAAGCGCCTTTACGCGCCAACCTTCGATATCGACCTGGCACAGTGTTGCTACTGCGGCCTCTGCACCACCGTTTGCCCTACCGACTGCCTCACCATGACGCCCGTGTATGATTTCTCCGAAGTCAACATCAAGAACATGGTGTACCACTTCACTGACCTTACGCCGGAGCAGGCAGAGGAAAAGAAGCAGCTGTACGCGAAGCAGCAGGAGGAAATGGCAGCGGCCAAAGCGGCGGCGCTGGCGGCAAGAAAACAAGCATAA
- a CDS encoding NADH-quinone oxidoreductase subunit J family protein: MLFYIFAVLAILSAGYMVLTRNLLYAGFSLLITLLSVAGIYVLLFADFVAVVQLMVYVGGVLVLILFGIMLSSRVRDKSVLSESGNKVWGTLVGGLILMGLCYTILHANISALPWLQTTELNVLGLQKSTVQSIGIKLMTDVVVPFELASLLLLIALMGAAYIATDKPKA, from the coding sequence ATGCTTTTCTACATCTTCGCTGTACTGGCCATACTTTCCGCAGGGTACATGGTGCTGACGCGCAACCTGCTGTATGCGGGTTTTTCGCTGCTGATCACGCTGCTGAGTGTGGCCGGTATTTATGTGCTGCTGTTCGCTGATTTTGTAGCGGTGGTGCAGCTGATGGTGTATGTGGGCGGTGTGCTGGTGCTGATTCTCTTTGGCATCATGTTGAGCAGCCGCGTGCGCGACAAATCGGTACTGTCGGAGAGCGGAAACAAAGTATGGGGCACGCTGGTAGGTGGGCTTATACTTATGGGACTGTGCTACACCATTCTTCATGCCAACATCAGCGCGTTACCCTGGCTGCAAACCACGGAGCTAAACGTGCTGGGCCTGCAGAAAAGCACGGTACAAAGTATAGGCATTAAGCTGATGACGGATGTGGTGGTACCTTTTGAACTGGCGTCGCTGCTGCTGCTGATTGCGCTGATGGGCGCTGCCTACATTGCCACTGATAAACCCAAAGCCTAA
- the nuoK gene encoding NADH-quinone oxidoreductase subunit NuoK: MEAIPLEHILLLGAVLFSIGILAVITKRHAVVVLMGIELIFNAANLNLIAFSRYDPSLLQGQLFSLFVIVVAAAEAAVALAIVLRVYQHFHTANLPDIVSKENS; encoded by the coding sequence ATGGAAGCCATTCCGTTAGAACATATCCTGCTGTTGGGCGCCGTGCTGTTCAGCATTGGTATACTTGCTGTCATCACCAAACGCCATGCGGTGGTGGTGCTGATGGGTATAGAGCTGATATTCAACGCGGCCAACCTCAACCTGATCGCCTTTAGCCGCTACGACCCGTCGCTGCTGCAAGGGCAGCTGTTTTCGCTGTTTGTGATTGTAGTGGCCGCCGCCGAGGCAGCCGTGGCGCTGGCCATTGTTTTGCGGGTGTACCAGCATTTCCATACCGCCAATCTTCCCGACATCGTGAGCAAGGAAAACAGTTGA